Genomic DNA from Ilyobacter polytropus DSM 2926:
TAGACGAAGTGGTGGACGTATTAGAGCAGCAGGTAAAGAAACATAAAGAAAAATTAAGAGATAATAAGCACAATGCAGGACGTAAAAATACTATTAAGTATAATCCTGAAACTAAGACAATAGATAAAGAGGACAGTAAAAAAATTGTTCAAACAACAATCTCTGCAAGACCAATGTTTGTAGAAGAAGCTGTAATGCAGATGGAAGTTCTTAATAAACAGTTTTATGTTTTTATGAATGCTGATACAGAGGAGCTCAATGTAGTCTACAGAAGAAATGATGGAGATTATGGTCACGTAGAACCAGCATAAAAAGATCAGGACCGGCTGAGCCGGTCCTTTTTAATTGTAATTACAAAGCCCTTTGTTATTGATATTTTGTTCTGTAAGTGATATAATAAAAATTGTGATAACTTAAGTTTTTAAAGGGGGAAACATGGGTAGAATCATCTATGTTACTGGTGGTGCCAGAAGCGGAAAAAGCAGCTTTGCAGAAGACCATGTGGCGGCGAGTAAGTTGAAAAGAGTATATTTAGCCACCTCTATTCCTTTTGATAATGAGATGAAACTCAGAGTAGAAAAGCATAAGGAGCAGAGAGGTGAAAATTGGCTGACCATAGAGGCCTATAAAAATCTCTATGAGATCCTCCAAAACAAAATAAGAGATGAAAAAATTATTCTTTTGGACTGTCTCACAGTAATGGTGACTAACCTAATGATAATGGAAGAAGAACGGGACTGGGACAACATAGGAAAAGATGAACTTTATTCTATTGAAAAATCTATAGAGGCTGAGATAAAGGGAGTTTTTAATTTTGTAGAAGAAAAAGATTTAGAACTGGTAGTGGTGTCAAATGAGCTTGGAATGGGACTTGTTCCACCCTATGCATTAGGAAGACACTTTAGAGATATAGCAGGGAGAATGAACCAGCTAGTAGCCAAAAGAGCAGATGAAGCCTACTTAGTTGTATCAGGACTGCCGATGAAATTAAAATAATACGGAGGGAACAAATGAAGGGAATTTTACTTTTATTTCAATTTATGACCAGGTTACCTATACCTGTTAAGGTGGAATATGATGCAGACGAAGTGGGGAAAAGCATGAAATTTTTTCCTGTTGTGGGAGTGATTATAGGGGGGATACTTTGGGGGGCTTATCTTGTGCTGAGCAAGTATATAAATAATCCTTATGCCATTGCATCTCTTGTGGTACTTCTAGAAATAATATTGACTGGAGGACTTCACTTAGACGGTCTGGCAGATACATTTGACGGTATATTCAGTTACAGAAGTAAACATCGAATGCTTGAGATAATGAAGGATTCAAGACTGGGATCTAATGGAGCTCTTGCACTGATTATTTATTTTATACTTAAAATATCTCTAATTGTAGAGGTGGGATTTGCAATTATACTTATAATGCCTGTAATAGCAAGGCTAAACAGTGTACTTAATGCAGCAATAGGGCCTTATGCAAGGGCTACAGGAATGGGAAAATCCATAGTAGAGCACACTAATGCCATTGGGGTATTGATTTCTACTGTTTTGACCTCCCTTTATGTATATTTTATAGGTTGGCATTTTGGAGAGTTTGAGTTAGGACTTAGACTTCTTGCAATAATACCGCTTGTGATGCTACCTGGAGCTTATTTTGCAAAACTTATGGACAGAAAGATAGGCGGAGTTACTGGAGATACATTAGGAGCTGTTCTTGAAATGACAGAGATTTTAGTTATTTTCTTTGCAGCGATTATATTATAAAAAAATTAGGAAATGGTGAATATATGGGAAAAGTCATACTGGTAAGACATGGTGAAAGTGAGATGAACAGAGACGGCCTGTTTTTCGGATGGCTCGATCCTAAACTCACAGAAAAAGGTATAAAGCAGGCACATAATGCTAAAAGCGTAATACAAAGTTTTGAATATGACGAAATATATTCTAGTGACTTATCTAGGGCAAGGGAAACTGCAGATATAGTAAATTATCAAGGACTTCCTGTAAAGCTGTCTCAAGAACTTAGGGAGATTAACTTTGGAATTTTTGAAGGGCTCACTTATAAAGAGATAAAGGAAAAATATCCTGATGAAGTTAAATTGTGGAGAGAAAAGTGGCAGGAGTATGACTACGAAAACGGAGAGAATGTAACTCAGCTTCAAAGAAGGGCTGTGGAATTTCTAAAATCACTGGATAAAGAGAAAAAGGATATAGTTGTAGTAACCCACTGGGGAGTAATAAACTGTATATTAAGTTATTATATAACCGGAGGTCTAGAAGGGTATTGGAAATTTGCACTAGATACCGGGGGAGTCAGCATATTAGAA
This window encodes:
- the hpf gene encoding ribosome hibernation-promoting factor, HPF/YfiA family, with the protein product MRLIIHGRHLNVTEPIRLHAEKKINKIKKYFDNIMEVDVTLSAESLKTGDYHTADVLVYMNGNKIKATATDEDLYASIDEVVDVLEQQVKKHKEKLRDNKHNAGRKNTIKYNPETKTIDKEDSKKIVQTTISARPMFVEEAVMQMEVLNKQFYVFMNADTEELNVVYRRNDGDYGHVEPA
- the cobU gene encoding bifunctional adenosylcobinamide kinase/adenosylcobinamide-phosphate guanylyltransferase gives rise to the protein MGRIIYVTGGARSGKSSFAEDHVAASKLKRVYLATSIPFDNEMKLRVEKHKEQRGENWLTIEAYKNLYEILQNKIRDEKIILLDCLTVMVTNLMIMEEERDWDNIGKDELYSIEKSIEAEIKGVFNFVEEKDLELVVVSNELGMGLVPPYALGRHFRDIAGRMNQLVAKRADEAYLVVSGLPMKLK
- the cobS gene encoding adenosylcobinamide-GDP ribazoletransferase translates to MKGILLLFQFMTRLPIPVKVEYDADEVGKSMKFFPVVGVIIGGILWGAYLVLSKYINNPYAIASLVVLLEIILTGGLHLDGLADTFDGIFSYRSKHRMLEIMKDSRLGSNGALALIIYFILKISLIVEVGFAIILIMPVIARLNSVLNAAIGPYARATGMGKSIVEHTNAIGVLISTVLTSLYVYFIGWHFGEFELGLRLLAIIPLVMLPGAYFAKLMDRKIGGVTGDTLGAVLEMTEILVIFFAAIIL
- the cobC gene encoding alpha-ribazole phosphatase gives rise to the protein MGKVILVRHGESEMNRDGLFFGWLDPKLTEKGIKQAHNAKSVIQSFEYDEIYSSDLSRARETADIVNYQGLPVKLSQELREINFGIFEGLTYKEIKEKYPDEVKLWREKWQEYDYENGENVTQLQRRAVEFLKSLDKEKKDIVVVTHWGVINCILSYYITGGLEGYWKFALDTGGVSILEFREGFPVLHGLNIGGK